From the genome of Gemmatimonadales bacterium, one region includes:
- the queC gene encoding 7-cyano-7-deazaguanine synthase QueC — MTGQRAKAIVLLSGGMDSATCLAVARAANFEIHALSFRYGQRHAVELTAAAALAAATGATEHRIVDIDLRAFGGSALTADLDVPKDRTSDEIGMGVPITYVPARNTIFLSFALAHAEVIGAHDIYIGVNALDYSGYPDCRPPFIAAFQATARLGSRLTDMTIRAPLLRLTKPEIVELGRKLGVDFGMTRSCYDPDPSGHACGHCDACILRLDAFARLGLADPAPYQGMGR; from the coding sequence ATGACCGGCCAGCGCGCGAAGGCGATCGTCCTCCTCTCCGGCGGCATGGACTCGGCGACCTGCCTCGCGGTCGCGCGCGCCGCGAATTTCGAGATACACGCCCTCTCCTTCCGCTACGGGCAACGGCACGCCGTGGAGCTCACCGCCGCCGCGGCACTTGCCGCCGCGACGGGCGCCACCGAGCACCGCATCGTCGATATCGACCTGCGAGCATTTGGCGGCTCCGCGCTCACCGCCGACCTCGACGTCCCGAAGGACCGCACGTCCGATGAGATCGGGATGGGAGTGCCGATCACCTACGTCCCGGCGCGGAATACCATCTTTCTCTCATTCGCACTGGCGCACGCGGAAGTGATCGGGGCTCACGACATCTACATCGGGGTCAATGCACTCGACTACTCCGGGTATCCCGATTGCCGCCCGCCGTTCATCGCCGCGTTCCAGGCCACGGCCCGGCTCGGATCGCGCCTCACCGACATGACGATTCGCGCGCCGCTGCTCCGTCTCACCAAACCGGAGATCGTCGAACTCGGCCGCAAACTCGGCGTCGATTTCGGGATGACCCGCAGTTGCTACGATCCCGATCCGTCGGGGCACGCGTGCGGTCACTGCGACGCCTGCATCCTTCGGCTCGACGCCTTTGCGCGCCTGGGCCTCGCCGACCCGGCTCCGTATCAGGGCATGGGGCGCTGA
- a CDS encoding inorganic diphosphatase → MSCAMNPERLPGYDRKKKLWRVIIETPAGSFAKYRYEPEIGTFEVAHFLPEGFAFPYSFGFIPSTRGEDGDPLDVMLLADSPPFPGCAVWSRLAGVVEGKQKERGKHERNDRLIAVAAQSRRFCEVETITDLGREQIEDIGRFFEDYNRILGRTFRVLRIAGAKEARHLARAGLTSPKAD, encoded by the coding sequence ATGAGCTGCGCCATGAACCCCGAGCGCCTGCCGGGATACGATCGCAAGAAAAAGCTCTGGCGGGTGATCATCGAGACGCCGGCCGGGTCGTTCGCCAAGTATCGATATGAACCTGAGATCGGCACCTTCGAGGTTGCCCACTTCCTTCCCGAGGGATTCGCCTTCCCTTACTCGTTCGGATTCATCCCGTCGACCCGGGGCGAGGATGGCGACCCGCTCGACGTGATGCTCCTCGCCGACTCGCCACCCTTTCCGGGGTGTGCGGTCTGGTCGCGGTTGGCGGGCGTGGTCGAAGGGAAGCAGAAGGAGCGCGGCAAGCACGAGCGCAATGACCGGCTGATTGCCGTCGCAGCACAGTCGCGGCGGTTCTGCGAAGTCGAGACGATCACCGACCTCGGCCGGGAGCAGATCGAGGATATCGGGCGGTTCTTCGAGGACTACAACCGGATCCTCGGCCGAACCTTCCGGGTCCTCCGGATCGCCGGTGCCAAGGAGGCACGCCATCTCGCCCGAGCCGGATTGACGTCGCCCAAGGCGGACTAA